The following proteins are encoded in a genomic region of Nocardioides conyzicola:
- a CDS encoding kynureninase: MTHPLDDADPLASYRDRFVGASSDLVYFDGNSLGRPLAVTGPRLAAFVEEEWGGRLIRGWDERWMELPQAIGDELGRVALGAAPGQTTIGDSTTVLLYKLMRAAVAARPGRTEIVIDRDNFPTDRYIAAGIAEECGLTLRWIDVSLDAGVTPELLAAAVGPSTALVVLSHVAYRSAWLADAPELTAIAHEAGALVLWDLCHSAGSVPVSLDEWDVDLAVGCTYKYLNGGPGSPAFCYVASRHLASLTQPIQGWLGSADPFLMGPSYAPAAGIRRFTSGTPAVVGMLAMQDMISLISDAGIDAVREKSIALTSYAISVGESVLGPLGVVLASPRSAAERGGHVTFNHPRMREVTAALWERDVIPDYRDPGGLRLGLSPLSTSFAEVERGIGLVAEVLTGVAG; this comes from the coding sequence ATGACCCATCCGCTGGACGACGCGGACCCGCTGGCGTCGTACCGCGACCGCTTCGTCGGCGCCTCCTCGGACCTCGTCTACTTCGACGGCAACTCGCTGGGGCGGCCGCTGGCGGTGACGGGCCCGCGGCTGGCGGCGTTCGTCGAGGAGGAGTGGGGCGGGCGGCTGATCCGCGGCTGGGATGAGCGCTGGATGGAGCTCCCGCAGGCGATCGGCGACGAGCTCGGCCGGGTGGCCCTCGGTGCCGCGCCCGGGCAGACGACGATCGGCGACTCCACCACGGTGCTGCTCTACAAGCTGATGCGCGCCGCTGTCGCCGCGCGGCCCGGACGCACCGAGATCGTGATCGACCGCGACAACTTCCCGACCGACCGCTACATCGCGGCCGGCATCGCGGAGGAGTGCGGGCTGACGCTGCGTTGGATCGACGTCTCGCTGGATGCCGGGGTGACGCCCGAGCTGCTGGCCGCTGCCGTCGGGCCGTCGACCGCTCTCGTGGTGCTCTCCCACGTCGCCTACCGGTCGGCGTGGCTGGCCGACGCTCCGGAGCTGACCGCCATCGCCCACGAGGCGGGGGCGCTGGTGCTCTGGGACCTGTGCCACTCGGCGGGCTCGGTCCCGGTGTCGCTGGACGAGTGGGACGTGGACCTCGCGGTCGGCTGCACCTACAAGTACCTCAACGGAGGCCCTGGCTCGCCGGCCTTCTGCTACGTCGCGTCCCGCCACCTCGCGTCGCTCACCCAACCCATCCAGGGTTGGCTGGGCTCCGCCGACCCGTTCCTGATGGGTCCGTCCTACGCGCCCGCCGCCGGCATCCGCCGCTTCACCTCCGGCACGCCGGCCGTCGTCGGCATGCTCGCGATGCAGGACATGATCTCGCTGATCTCGGACGCCGGGATCGACGCCGTCCGTGAGAAGTCGATCGCGCTCACGTCGTACGCGATCTCTGTCGGCGAGTCGGTCCTCGGTCCTCTCGGCGTGGTGCTGGCCTCGCCGCGGTCCGCTGCCGAGCGCGGCGGTCACGTGACCTTCAACCACCCCCGGATGCGCGAGGTCACCGCCGCCCTCTGGGAGCGCGACGTCATCCCCGACTACCGCGACCCCGGCGGCCTGCGCCTCGGCCTGTCCCCGCTGTCGACGTCCTTCGCCGAGGTCGAGCGCGGCATCGGGCTGGTCGCGGAGGTGCTCACCGGCGTCGCTGGCTGA
- a CDS encoding VOC family protein: protein MDQRLSFVTLAVRDLERSRAFYVDGLGWEAALQVEGDVLMIQVGEHVVLSLWVAEHFEAEVGPIVRGEGVAPITLSHNVATPAEVDTVLATARAAGADPVHDAVEREWGGYTGYFGDPDGYRWEIATNPGPIGQVVLP from the coding sequence ATGGACCAGCGGTTGAGCTTCGTGACGCTCGCGGTCCGAGACCTGGAGCGGTCCCGGGCCTTCTACGTCGACGGCCTCGGCTGGGAGGCCGCCCTCCAGGTCGAGGGCGACGTCCTGATGATCCAGGTCGGTGAGCACGTGGTGCTCTCGCTCTGGGTGGCCGAGCACTTCGAGGCCGAGGTCGGCCCGATCGTGCGTGGCGAGGGCGTCGCGCCGATCACGCTCTCCCACAACGTCGCGACACCGGCCGAGGTCGACACCGTGCTCGCGACGGCGCGGGCCGCCGGCGCCGACCCGGTGCACGACGCGGTCGAGCGCGAGTGGGGCGGCTACACGGGTTACTTCGGTGACCCCGACGGTTACCGCTGGGAGATCGCGACCAACCCCGGACCGATAGGACAGGTGGTGCTCCCATGA
- a CDS encoding acetolactate synthase large subunit yields MPSPPNRAEGFFVGQARQVSRRRNTSMSEQMTGAQSLIRSLEAAGTTDIFGIPGGAILPAYDPLMDSSIRHILVRHEQGAGHAAQGYAAATGRVGVCMATSGPGATNLVTPLADAHMDSVPLVAITGQVGAAQIGTDAFQEADIRGITMPITKHNFLVTDPADIPRTVAEAFYIASTGRPGPVLVDVAKSALQAMTSYAWPTELNLPGYRPVTRPHAKQIREAAKLILEARRPVLYVGGGCIRAGASRELKVLAELTGMPVVTTLMARGAFPDSHPQHLGMPGMHGTVAAVAGLQKSDLIISLGARFDDRVTGNLDSFAPGARVIHADIDPAEIGKNRAVDVPIVGDCREVISDLVVALTAEADAGHTGDYEAWVELLAGVKKKYALGYDTPTDGALAPQYVLERLGAIAGPESIYCAGVGQHQMWAAQFVGYENPNTWINSGGLGTMGYAVPAAMGAKVGMPHSTVWAIDGDGCFQMTNQELATCTINDIPIKVAIINNESLGMVRQWQTLFYNERYSNTDLHSKRIPDFVKLADAYGCVGLSCESPDDVDATINKAMEINDVPVVVDFRVHRDAMVWPMVAAGTSNDDIKYARDLAPQFEDDADLELRP; encoded by the coding sequence ATCCCCTCGCCGCCCAACCGGGCCGAGGGGTTTTTTGTTGGGCAGGCACGGCAGGTCTCCAGGAGAAGGAACACATCGATGAGCGAGCAGATGACAGGCGCCCAGAGCCTGATCAGGTCGCTGGAAGCCGCAGGGACGACCGACATCTTCGGCATCCCGGGCGGCGCGATCCTCCCGGCGTACGACCCCCTCATGGACTCGTCGATCCGGCACATCCTCGTACGCCACGAGCAGGGTGCCGGTCACGCCGCGCAGGGCTACGCCGCCGCGACCGGGCGGGTCGGCGTCTGCATGGCGACCTCGGGCCCGGGTGCGACCAACCTCGTCACGCCGCTGGCGGACGCGCACATGGACTCGGTCCCGCTCGTCGCGATCACCGGCCAGGTCGGCGCCGCGCAGATCGGGACGGACGCCTTCCAGGAGGCCGACATCCGCGGCATCACGATGCCGATCACCAAGCACAACTTCCTGGTCACCGACCCGGCCGACATCCCGCGCACGGTCGCCGAGGCGTTCTACATCGCCAGCACCGGCCGCCCCGGCCCGGTGCTCGTCGACGTCGCGAAGTCCGCGCTGCAGGCGATGACGTCGTACGCCTGGCCGACGGAGCTCAACCTGCCCGGCTACCGCCCGGTGACCCGGCCGCACGCCAAGCAGATCCGCGAAGCCGCCAAGCTCATCCTCGAGGCGCGTCGTCCGGTGCTCTACGTCGGCGGCGGCTGCATCCGCGCCGGCGCCTCCCGTGAGCTCAAGGTGCTCGCCGAGCTGACCGGCATGCCGGTCGTCACCACGCTGATGGCCCGCGGCGCGTTCCCGGACAGCCACCCGCAGCACCTGGGCATGCCCGGCATGCACGGCACGGTCGCCGCGGTGGCCGGGCTGCAGAAGTCCGACCTGATCATCAGCCTCGGCGCCCGCTTCGACGACCGGGTCACCGGCAACCTCGACTCGTTCGCGCCCGGCGCCCGCGTGATCCACGCCGACATCGACCCGGCCGAGATCGGCAAGAACCGCGCGGTCGACGTCCCGATCGTCGGCGACTGCCGCGAGGTCATCAGCGACCTGGTCGTGGCCCTCACGGCCGAGGCCGACGCCGGCCACACCGGCGACTACGAGGCCTGGGTCGAGCTCCTCGCCGGGGTGAAGAAGAAGTACGCCCTCGGCTACGACACCCCCACCGACGGCGCGCTCGCGCCGCAGTACGTGCTCGAGCGGCTCGGTGCGATCGCCGGCCCCGAGTCCATCTACTGCGCCGGCGTGGGCCAGCACCAGATGTGGGCGGCCCAGTTCGTCGGCTACGAGAACCCCAACACGTGGATCAACTCCGGGGGTCTCGGCACGATGGGGTACGCCGTGCCCGCCGCGATGGGCGCCAAGGTCGGCATGCCGCACTCGACCGTGTGGGCCATCGACGGCGACGGCTGCTTCCAGATGACCAACCAGGAGCTCGCGACCTGCACGATCAACGACATCCCGATCAAGGTCGCGATCATCAACAACGAGTCGCTCGGCATGGTCCGGCAGTGGCAGACGCTCTTCTACAACGAGCGCTACTCCAACACCGACCTGCACTCGAAGCGGATCCCGGACTTCGTCAAGCTCGCCGACGCCTACGGCTGCGTGGGCCTGTCGTGCGAGAGCCCGGACGACGTCGACGCCACGATCAACAAGGCGATGGAGATCAACGACGTGCCCGTGGTCGTCGACTTCCGGGTGCACCGCGACGCCATGGTGTGGCCGATGGTCGCCGCCGGCACGAGCAACGACGACATCAAGTACGCCCGCGACCTGGCTCCTCAGTTCGAGGACGACGCCGACCTGGAGCTCCGCCCATGA
- a CDS encoding helix-turn-helix domain-containing protein gives MSRYEKTCLIRGDGGRAIRGILDRVGDKWSLLVVATLDGASLRFTELQQRIPGISQRMLTRTVRHLERDGLVTRTVFAEVPPRVEYELTAMGRTLIGPAVALAEWAVDNNPGIEESQASYDAEHP, from the coding sequence GTGTCGCGGTACGAGAAGACCTGCCTGATCCGGGGCGACGGCGGTCGCGCCATCCGCGGCATCCTGGACCGGGTCGGCGACAAGTGGTCGTTGCTGGTGGTGGCGACGCTGGACGGCGCGTCCCTGCGCTTCACGGAGCTGCAGCAACGCATCCCCGGGATCTCCCAGCGGATGCTGACGCGCACGGTGCGCCACCTCGAGCGCGACGGCCTCGTGACGCGCACGGTCTTCGCGGAGGTCCCGCCGCGGGTGGAGTACGAGCTCACCGCGATGGGCCGCACGTTGATCGGACCCGCGGTGGCGCTGGCGGAGTGGGCCGTGGACAACAACCCCGGCATCGAGGAGAGCCAGGCGTCGTACGACGCCGAGCACCCCTGA
- the ilvC gene encoding ketol-acid reductoisomerase: MRAEAQQHEGEAPVAEMFYDDDADLSLIQGKHVAVIGYGSQGHAHALSLRDSGVDVRIGLQPGSKSRAKAEAEGLKVLTPAEAAEEADVIVILAPDQHQRKLYAEEIAPQLAAGDTLVFGHGFNIRFGYITPPEGVDVFMVAPKGPGHLVRREYVDGRGVPVLVAVEKDESGTTWPLALSYAKAIGGLRAGGIKTTFTEETETDLFGEQAVLCGGASQLVMYGFEVLTEAGYQPEVAYFECLHELKLIVDLMYEGGIAKQRWSVSDTAEFGDYVSGPRVITPDVKKNMEDVLADIKNGTFAERFITDMDNGSPEFTEFRKKGESHPIEQTGRELRKLMAWVKGHDSDYVEGTSAR; this comes from the coding sequence CTGCGGGCTGAAGCACAACAACACGAAGGAGAAGCCCCAGTGGCTGAGATGTTCTACGACGACGACGCTGACCTGTCCCTGATCCAGGGCAAGCACGTCGCGGTCATCGGCTACGGCAGCCAGGGCCACGCCCACGCGCTGTCCCTGCGCGACTCGGGCGTCGACGTCCGGATCGGCCTGCAGCCCGGCTCCAAGAGCCGCGCCAAGGCCGAGGCCGAGGGCCTCAAGGTCCTGACGCCGGCCGAGGCCGCGGAAGAGGCCGACGTCATCGTCATCCTCGCCCCCGACCAGCACCAGCGGAAGCTGTACGCCGAGGAGATCGCGCCGCAGCTCGCCGCCGGCGACACCCTGGTCTTCGGCCACGGCTTCAACATCCGCTTCGGCTACATCACCCCGCCCGAGGGCGTCGACGTCTTCATGGTCGCGCCGAAGGGCCCGGGCCACCTGGTCCGCCGCGAGTACGTCGACGGCCGCGGCGTGCCCGTGCTCGTCGCCGTGGAGAAGGACGAGTCGGGCACCACCTGGCCGCTCGCCCTGTCGTACGCCAAGGCCATCGGTGGCCTGCGTGCCGGCGGCATCAAGACGACCTTCACCGAGGAGACCGAGACCGACCTGTTCGGTGAGCAGGCCGTCCTCTGCGGTGGCGCGTCGCAGCTCGTCATGTACGGCTTCGAGGTGCTGACCGAGGCCGGCTACCAGCCCGAGGTGGCCTACTTCGAGTGCCTCCACGAGCTCAAGCTGATCGTCGACCTGATGTACGAGGGCGGCATCGCCAAGCAGCGCTGGTCGGTCTCCGACACGGCCGAGTTCGGCGACTACGTGTCCGGCCCCCGTGTCATCACGCCCGACGTGAAGAAGAACATGGAGGACGTGCTCGCCGACATCAAGAACGGCACGTTCGCCGAGCGCTTCATCACGGACATGGACAACGGCTCGCCCGAGTTCACCGAGTTCCGCAAGAAGGGTGAGTCCCACCCGATCGAGCAGACCGGTCGCGAGCTGCGCAAGCTGATGGCCTGGGTCAAGGGCCACGACTCCGACTACGTCGAAGGCACCTCCGCCCGCTGA
- the xylB gene encoding xylulokinase, with amino-acid sequence MPLVAGVDSSTQSCKVVVCDADTGHVVRSGHASHPEGTEVDPEAWWDALQAAIEVAGGLDDVEAVAVGGQQHGMVCLDESGAVVRPALLWNDTRSAQAALDLIDELGGPQQWVDAVGLVPVASFTVTKLRWLRDAEPDNAARTAAVCLPHDYLTWRLAGLPGSSGPGIDALVTDRGDASGTGYWSPATGEYRRDLLTLGLGHDAVLPRVLGPAESGLRMPSGALLGPGTGDNAGAALGLGAVAGDVVVSIGTSGVACAVADAPVGDVTGAVAGFADATGRFLPLVATLNAARVLDAAGRMLGVSHEELSDLALSAPAGAGGLVLVPYLEGERTPNKPDATGAIHGLRLETANPAYLARAAVEGMICGLADAVDAVRALGTPVERIILVGGAARSRAVREIASAVLGLPVTVPEPGEYVARGAARQAAWVLSGGAEPPVWPLSGVVSTEVEPTPSVRERYADVRDLTAVRP; translated from the coding sequence GTGCCTCTCGTAGCCGGTGTCGACTCCTCCACCCAGTCCTGCAAGGTCGTCGTCTGCGACGCCGACACCGGACACGTCGTCCGCAGTGGTCACGCGTCCCATCCCGAGGGCACCGAGGTCGACCCCGAGGCCTGGTGGGACGCCCTCCAGGCGGCGATCGAGGTCGCCGGCGGCCTCGACGACGTCGAGGCCGTGGCGGTCGGCGGGCAGCAGCACGGCATGGTCTGCCTGGACGAGTCCGGCGCCGTCGTACGTCCTGCTCTGCTGTGGAACGACACCCGCTCCGCGCAGGCCGCGCTCGACCTGATCGACGAGCTGGGCGGGCCCCAGCAGTGGGTCGACGCGGTGGGCCTGGTGCCGGTCGCGTCGTTCACCGTGACCAAGCTGCGGTGGCTGCGCGACGCCGAGCCCGACAACGCGGCGCGTACGGCGGCGGTCTGCCTGCCGCACGACTACCTGACCTGGCGGCTGGCCGGGCTCCCCGGATCTTCGGGGCCGGGCATCGACGCGCTCGTCACCGACCGCGGCGACGCGAGCGGCACGGGCTACTGGTCGCCGGCGACGGGGGAGTACCGCCGCGACCTGCTCACCCTCGGCCTCGGGCACGACGCGGTCCTGCCGCGCGTGCTCGGACCCGCCGAGTCCGGCCTCCGGATGCCGTCGGGCGCGCTGCTCGGCCCCGGCACCGGCGACAACGCCGGCGCTGCCCTCGGACTGGGCGCCGTCGCCGGCGACGTCGTCGTCTCGATCGGTACGTCGGGGGTGGCCTGCGCCGTCGCGGACGCGCCCGTCGGTGACGTGACGGGTGCGGTGGCCGGCTTCGCCGACGCGACCGGGCGGTTCCTGCCGCTGGTCGCGACCCTCAACGCCGCGCGGGTGCTCGACGCCGCGGGCCGGATGCTCGGTGTCTCGCACGAGGAGCTGTCCGACCTGGCGCTGTCCGCGCCGGCCGGCGCCGGCGGCCTCGTGCTGGTGCCCTACCTCGAGGGCGAGCGCACGCCCAACAAGCCCGACGCCACCGGCGCGATCCACGGGCTCCGGCTCGAGACCGCCAACCCGGCGTACCTCGCCCGCGCCGCCGTGGAGGGCATGATCTGCGGCCTCGCCGACGCCGTCGACGCCGTCCGTGCCCTGGGCACGCCGGTGGAGCGGATCATCCTGGTCGGCGGAGCCGCCCGCTCCCGCGCCGTGCGCGAGATCGCGTCGGCCGTCCTCGGGCTGCCGGTGACCGTCCCCGAGCCGGGGGAGTACGTCGCGCGCGGCGCTGCCCGGCAGGCCGCGTGGGTGCTGTCGGGCGGTGCCGAGCCGCCGGTGTGGCCGCTGTCCGGCGTGGTCTCGACGGAGGTCGAGCCGACGCCGTCCGTGCGCGAGCGGTACGCCGACGTGCGTGATCTGACGGCCGTCCGGCCATGA
- a CDS encoding aldose-1-epimerase, with product MRAAAGLPLPLSHGPYEAEVVTVGACLRTLTRDGVDLVAGSEPGEMCRSARGAVLMPWPNRVADGAYDFGGRSYQLPLSEPAKHNAIHGLAHWVAWEVAEHTTDHVVLTYELQPQTGYPFALDLQVDYRLGDDGLTTTLSATNVGPDTAPYGAGLHPYLTVGRRVDECLLTLPASTWCPMSERGHASPAQPVDGTAYDFRAGRAIGDLVLDHPFGGVADGATATLLDPDTGRSVSLTGRQGIGWLHVFTGDTIKGREREALAVEPTTAPPGAFNSGVDLVALEPGDTHRAIFTIAGVTGS from the coding sequence GTGCGTGCTGCTGCGGGCCTCCCGCTCCCTCTCTCCCACGGTCCCTACGAGGCCGAGGTCGTCACCGTCGGGGCGTGCCTGCGGACGCTCACCCGCGACGGCGTGGACCTCGTCGCCGGCTCCGAGCCCGGCGAGATGTGTCGCAGCGCGCGCGGTGCGGTCCTGATGCCGTGGCCCAACCGCGTCGCCGATGGCGCCTACGACTTCGGCGGCCGCTCCTACCAGCTGCCGCTCAGCGAGCCCGCCAAGCACAACGCCATCCACGGGCTCGCCCACTGGGTCGCCTGGGAGGTCGCCGAGCACACGACCGACCACGTGGTGCTGACCTACGAGCTCCAGCCGCAGACGGGCTACCCGTTCGCCCTCGACCTGCAGGTCGACTACCGGCTCGGCGACGACGGACTGACCACGACCCTGTCGGCCACCAACGTCGGACCCGACACCGCGCCGTACGGCGCCGGGCTGCACCCCTACCTCACCGTCGGCCGCCGAGTCGACGAGTGCCTGCTGACCCTGCCGGCGTCGACCTGGTGCCCGATGAGCGAGCGCGGGCATGCCTCGCCGGCGCAGCCGGTCGACGGCACGGCGTACGACTTCCGCGCGGGCCGCGCGATCGGCGACCTGGTCCTCGACCACCCGTTCGGCGGCGTCGCCGACGGTGCGACGGCGACCCTGCTCGACCCCGACACCGGGCGCAGCGTGTCGCTGACCGGCCGCCAGGGCATCGGCTGGCTGCACGTCTTCACCGGCGACACGATCAAGGGCCGCGAGCGCGAGGCGCTGGCCGTCGAGCCCACGACCGCGCCGCCTGGAGCCTTCAACTCCGGCGTCGACCTGGTCGCGCTGGAGCCGGGCGACACCCACCGCGCGATCTTCACGATCGCCGGCGTCACTGGAAGCTGA
- the ilvN gene encoding acetolactate synthase small subunit has product MSTTINTKHTLSVLVENKPGVLARIAGLFSRRSFNIDSLAVGPTEHPEVSRMTIVVDVEDTPLEQVTKQLNKLVEVIKIVELDGSSSVNRELLLVKVKADAETRGQVLDVVQLFRAKVVDIASDAVTLQAVGNADKLADLLRVLEPFGIRELVQSGMVAIGRGSRSISERTLRPVTIPAPPAAG; this is encoded by the coding sequence ATGAGCACAACCATCAACACGAAGCACACGCTGTCCGTGCTGGTCGAGAACAAGCCCGGTGTGCTGGCCCGGATCGCCGGTCTCTTCAGCCGTCGCAGCTTCAACATCGACTCGCTCGCGGTGGGCCCGACCGAGCACCCCGAGGTCTCCCGCATGACGATCGTTGTCGACGTGGAGGACACCCCGCTCGAGCAGGTCACCAAGCAGCTCAACAAGCTGGTCGAGGTGATCAAGATCGTCGAGCTCGACGGCTCGAGCTCGGTCAACCGCGAGCTGCTGCTCGTGAAGGTCAAGGCCGACGCGGAGACGCGCGGGCAGGTCCTCGACGTGGTCCAGCTCTTCCGGGCCAAGGTCGTCGACATCGCCAGCGACGCCGTGACCCTCCAGGCGGTCGGCAACGCTGACAAGCTCGCCGACCTGCTGCGCGTGCTGGAGCCCTTCGGCATCCGAGAGCTCGTGCAGTCCGGCATGGTCGCCATCGGCCGCGGCTCCCGTTCCATCTCCGAGCGCACCCTGCGCCCGGTCACGATCCCAGCCCCGCCAGCTGCGGGCTGA
- a CDS encoding GNAT family protein: MPSTNAFGQQVGDLVPDWTVRPRPGPVTLAGRYVSLEPLSTAHAEALYDALCNPGDEELWTYRPTDPPAGVPAMSALIEQTLAAAELVTFALVPTGQQAQGIASYTRIDPATGQVEIAGVLYARTLQRTRAATEAIHLSMRHAFDELGYRRFEWKCDSLNEPSRRAAARLGFTYEGRFRHHMITKGRNRDTDWFSVTDAEWPAVKAEHERWLDPANFDADGAQVTRLRVPRPAS, translated from the coding sequence GTGCCCTCGACCAACGCCTTCGGCCAGCAGGTCGGCGACCTCGTGCCCGACTGGACCGTCAGGCCGCGGCCCGGGCCGGTCACGCTGGCGGGTCGGTACGTCAGCCTCGAGCCGTTGAGCACCGCTCACGCCGAGGCGTTGTACGACGCCCTCTGCAACCCCGGCGACGAGGAGCTGTGGACCTACCGGCCGACGGACCCGCCCGCCGGCGTACCGGCCATGTCCGCGTTGATCGAGCAGACGCTGGCGGCGGCCGAGCTGGTGACCTTCGCCCTGGTGCCGACGGGCCAGCAGGCGCAGGGCATTGCGTCGTACACCCGTATCGACCCGGCGACCGGCCAGGTCGAGATCGCGGGCGTCCTCTACGCGCGGACGCTGCAGCGCACCCGGGCCGCGACCGAGGCGATCCACCTGAGCATGCGCCACGCGTTCGACGAGCTCGGCTACCGGCGGTTCGAGTGGAAGTGCGACAGCCTCAACGAGCCGTCGCGGCGCGCGGCGGCCCGGCTCGGCTTCACCTACGAGGGCAGGTTCCGCCACCACATGATCACGAAGGGCCGCAACCGCGACACCGACTGGTTCTCCGTGACCGACGCCGAGTGGCCCGCCGTGAAGGCCGAGCACGAGCGCTGGCTCGACCCTGCCAACTTCGACGCCGACGGCGCTCAGGTCACGAGGCTCCGGGTCCCTCGTCCGGCGTCCTGA
- a CDS encoding DoxX family protein, with protein sequence MEIAYWIVAGLLGVFYLYAGSKKVLQSKEQLAPMMGWVDTIPMPLVRTVGVLEILGAVGLVLPPLTGIAPWLAIVAALGFLVLQVLATALHLSRGEAKVIGLNLILVVLAGLTVWLATAW encoded by the coding sequence GTGGAGATCGCGTACTGGATCGTGGCCGGCCTGCTCGGCGTCTTCTACCTGTACGCCGGCAGCAAGAAGGTCCTGCAGAGCAAGGAGCAGCTCGCTCCCATGATGGGCTGGGTCGACACCATCCCGATGCCGCTGGTGCGGACCGTCGGCGTCCTCGAGATCCTCGGCGCCGTCGGCCTGGTCCTGCCTCCCTTGACCGGGATCGCCCCGTGGCTCGCCATCGTCGCCGCCCTCGGCTTCCTCGTGCTCCAGGTGCTCGCCACCGCCCTCCACCTGTCACGCGGCGAGGCCAAGGTGATCGGCCTCAACCTGATCCTCGTCGTGCTCGCCGGGCTGACGGTCTGGCTCGCGACCGCTTGGTGA
- a CDS encoding 4a-hydroxytetrahydrobiopterin dehydratase, which yields MSDPKQKLRYPQVVAEDLADWRFFLERIHARFTTGSFVKGLELVTRITEAAEEANHHPDVVLTYPQVDVDLYSHDVHGVTSRDIDLARRISAIAAELGIDSAPRDVSTLELALDVPDAAEVKPFWSAVLGYEDTQYPTEVMDPGGRNSTLWFQHAPEATGEVQQRFHLDIVVPREVAEERVQAAVAAGGTLVSERAVPAYWILADAHGNKVCVCTADGREPSSTDDAE from the coding sequence ATGAGCGACCCGAAGCAGAAGCTCCGTTACCCGCAGGTCGTGGCGGAGGATCTCGCCGACTGGCGCTTCTTCCTCGAGCGGATCCACGCCCGCTTCACGACGGGCAGCTTCGTGAAGGGCCTCGAGCTCGTCACCCGGATCACCGAGGCGGCTGAAGAGGCCAACCACCACCCCGACGTGGTGCTGACCTACCCCCAGGTCGACGTCGACCTGTACAGCCACGACGTCCACGGCGTCACCAGCCGTGACATCGACCTGGCCCGACGGATCTCCGCGATCGCGGCCGAGCTGGGCATCGACTCCGCTCCGCGCGACGTCTCGACCCTCGAGCTCGCCCTCGACGTGCCGGACGCCGCCGAGGTCAAGCCGTTCTGGTCGGCGGTGCTCGGCTACGAGGACACGCAGTACCCGACCGAGGTGATGGACCCCGGCGGCCGCAACAGCACGCTGTGGTTCCAGCACGCGCCCGAGGCCACGGGGGAGGTGCAGCAGCGCTTCCACCTCGACATCGTGGTGCCCCGCGAGGTCGCCGAGGAGCGGGTGCAGGCGGCCGTCGCGGCCGGCGGGACCCTGGTCAGCGAGCGGGCCGTGCCGGCGTACTGGATCCTCGCCGACGCCCACGGCAACAAGGTCTGCGTGTGCACCGCCGACGGCCGGGAGCCGTCCTCGACGGACGACGCGGAGTGA
- a CDS encoding UBP-type zinc finger domain-containing protein, whose protein sequence is MAERAGIDPTIPPSGTGCVECEQAGGWWVHLRRCTQCGHIGCCDTSPAQHATAHFHATGHPVITSFEPGEDWFWDFPTESGFLGPALVDAQAHPEEQTVPGPAERVPADWRDHIHE, encoded by the coding sequence ATGGCCGAACGCGCTGGCATTGATCCGACCATCCCCCCGAGCGGCACCGGCTGCGTGGAGTGCGAGCAGGCCGGCGGCTGGTGGGTGCACCTGCGACGCTGCACCCAGTGCGGCCACATCGGCTGCTGCGACACCTCACCCGCCCAGCACGCCACCGCCCACTTCCACGCCACCGGTCACCCGGTGATCACCAGCTTCGAGCCCGGCGAGGACTGGTTCTGGGACTTCCCCACCGAGTCCGGCTTCCTCGGCCCCGCGCTGGTCGATGCCCAGGCCCACCCCGAGGAGCAGACCGTCCCCGGTCCCGCCGAGCGCGTGCCCGCCGACTGGCGCGACCACATCCACGAGTAG